A section of the Methanocaldococcus sp. FS406-22 genome encodes:
- a CDS encoding cyclic nucleotide-binding/CBS domain-containing protein, with protein sequence MVGEIPVLLIMKKPIVVSGDVSVYDVAKLMVEQDVPCVLVVCERPNHESIGVATDKDIIKRVLIKKLSPDKVKVEDISSGKLVTIPPNTTIDEALKIMNKYKTNELFIVDEGKIIGVITQEDLIKIAPEIISTLKELVNYLLQIIDEVTSEESSDKSKETRKIDQSKGDKKDSKPNVKKKKIMLIK encoded by the coding sequence ATGGTGGGGGAGATTCCAGTCTTACTTATAATGAAAAAACCAATAGTGGTTAGTGGAGATGTTTCAGTATATGATGTTGCAAAACTGATGGTTGAACAAGATGTTCCTTGCGTTCTTGTAGTATGTGAAAGACCAAATCATGAGAGTATTGGAGTGGCTACAGATAAAGACATAATAAAAAGAGTACTGATTAAAAAGCTGTCTCCAGACAAAGTTAAGGTGGAGGATATCTCTTCAGGTAAGTTAGTTACTATTCCACCAAATACAACAATTGACGAAGCTTTGAAAATCATGAATAAATATAAAACCAACGAATTGTTTATTGTAGATGAAGGAAAAATTATTGGGGTAATAACACAGGAAGATTTAATAAAAATTGCTCCAGAGATTATTTCCACTTTAAAAGAGCTTGTAAATTATCTACTTCAGATTATTGACGAGGTTACTAGTGAAGAAAGTAGCGACAAATCTAAAGAAACACGAAAAATAGACCAAAGTAAGGGTGATAAAAAAGATAGCAAACCTAATGTGAAAAAAAAGAAGATAATGTTAATAAAATAG
- a CDS encoding phosphoribosylanthranilate isomerase has protein sequence MVKIKICGITNEEDMAYISKRVHAVGVIVDVPVKTPRKISLDKATELKSHVAPFTSLVAVLMPNSIKEVLEVYNALKPNAIQLHGFESLEFVKELRDLKNNGNLNADIIKVIHIPKDEEIDFKTLLNTAKEYEKYADAILVDTKIENIKFEGKTHDWAVSKKLRESLKKPLILAGGLNRDNVLEAIKTVKPYAIDVSSSLEAYGGKKDFKKVDEFLEVVKRA, from the coding sequence TTGGTTAAGATAAAAATCTGTGGAATAACTAACGAGGAAGATATGGCATATATATCAAAAAGAGTCCATGCAGTTGGAGTTATAGTAGACGTTCCCGTAAAAACTCCAAGAAAAATTTCTTTGGATAAAGCCACTGAATTAAAAAGCCACGTTGCTCCTTTCACATCATTAGTTGCTGTATTGATGCCAAACAGTATAAAGGAGGTTTTAGAAGTTTATAATGCCTTAAAACCAAATGCTATACAACTACATGGATTTGAGAGCTTAGAATTTGTTAAAGAATTAAGAGATTTAAAAAATAATGGAAATCTAAACGCTGATATAATTAAAGTCATCCATATACCTAAAGATGAGGAAATTGATTTTAAAACTTTATTGAATACTGCAAAAGAGTATGAAAAGTATGCAGATGCAATCTTAGTTGATACAAAGATAGAGAACATAAAATTTGAAGGAAAAACTCATGATTGGGCGGTATCTAAGAAGTTGAGAGAATCTCTAAAAAAGCCATTAATCTTAGCTGGTGGCTTGAATAGAGATAATGTCTTAGAGGCAATAAAAACGGTTAAACCTTATGCTATTGACGTGTCATCTTCATTAGAGGCTTATGGTGGAAAGAAAGACTTTAAAAAAGTAGATGAGTTTTTGGAAGTTGTTAAAAGGGCTTAA
- a CDS encoding DUF1890 family protein — protein MMNVLVIVGCPEPPALIPSVLYLINQLKKRGFGVVIAANPAALKLLEVADDDKYYLKGVGAVDIDEGLRGIEGIDKIIAFVHNDGGVSYTATYKAKYGKDTYAIVFGRQINNDYVETLKNSGIEVYTARAFHNPIPIVNRIKQILNII, from the coding sequence ATGATGAATGTCTTAGTTATAGTTGGATGTCCAGAACCTCCTGCCTTAATTCCCTCTGTCTTATATCTAATAAATCAGCTAAAGAAAAGAGGATTTGGTGTAGTTATAGCCGCAAATCCAGCCGCATTAAAGCTGTTAGAGGTTGCTGATGATGACAAATATTATTTAAAAGGTGTTGGGGCTGTTGATATAGATGAGGGGCTTAGAGGCATTGAAGGCATTGATAAAATAATTGCCTTTGTCCATAACGACGGAGGAGTTAGCTATACTGCAACCTATAAGGCTAAGTATGGTAAAGACACTTATGCAATTGTCTTTGGAAGGCAGATAAATAATGATTACGTTGAGACATTGAAAAATAGTGGCATAGAGGTTTATACTGCAAGAGCATTTCACAACCCAATACCTATTGTAAATAGGATAAAACAGATTTTAAATATTATTTAA
- a CDS encoding DUF1894 domain-containing protein — MGCIDKLNYEILYKGGYKECAEYIRKNFKNIKEMEAGYEIFEGIFLIGIPPIPVAYEDNYVIFPYTKPCYGTFVLRVNLDEINKEKKEEKKDKDKSKKGLLSRLKFW, encoded by the coding sequence ATGGGATGCATTGATAAGCTAAACTATGAGATTTTATATAAAGGAGGTTATAAAGAGTGTGCAGAGTATATAAGGAAAAATTTTAAAAATATCAAAGAAATGGAGGCTGGATATGAGATATTTGAGGGAATCTTTTTGATTGGAATCCCTCCAATACCAGTTGCCTATGAGGACAACTATGTAATCTTCCCATACACAAAACCATGCTATGGAACGTTTGTTCTGAGAGTAAATCTTGACGAGATAAATAAAGAGAAGAAAGAGGAGAAGAAAGATAAAGACAAAAGTAAAAAAGGCCTATTATCAAGATTAAAATTCTGGTGA
- the mtnA gene encoding S-methyl-5-thioribose-1-phosphate isomerase produces MTNDLRPIIWDDDKKELILIDQRKLPNKLEYFICKTYEDVAYAIKDMVVRGAPAIGVSAAYGLALAEIRGDDIYKAYEVLKNTRPTAVNLFWALDRCLTAYKGGKSILDEAKKIHEEDIETCRKIGMIGEKLIDDGDTILTHCNAGALATSAYGTALSVIRFAFYNGKKIKVIADETRPRLQGAKLTAFELSYEGIPVKVITDNTAGFLMQKGEIDKIIVGADRILADGTVYNKIGTYSLAVLAKYHGIPFYVAAPLSTFDLKSREEDVIIEERSEDEVAYINGVRIVPEGVGCYNYAFDKTPPDLITAIITEKGIVKPNKDDILKLFR; encoded by the coding sequence ATGACAAACGACTTAAGACCAATAATATGGGATGATGATAAGAAAGAGTTAATTTTAATAGACCAAAGAAAGCTTCCAAATAAATTAGAGTATTTTATCTGCAAAACCTATGAAGATGTTGCCTATGCAATAAAAGACATGGTTGTTAGAGGGGCTCCAGCTATTGGTGTCTCTGCAGCTTACGGCTTAGCCTTAGCTGAAATTAGAGGAGATGACATCTATAAAGCTTATGAAGTTTTAAAAAATACAAGACCTACTGCAGTCAATCTATTCTGGGCTTTAGATAGATGTTTAACTGCTTATAAAGGAGGGAAATCAATCTTGGATGAGGCCAAAAAAATCCATGAGGAAGATATAGAGACATGCAGAAAGATTGGGATGATTGGAGAGAAGCTTATAGATGATGGAGATACAATATTAACTCACTGCAATGCTGGGGCTTTGGCAACCTCTGCCTATGGAACTGCTTTGAGTGTTATTAGATTTGCCTTCTACAACGGCAAAAAGATTAAAGTTATAGCAGATGAGACAAGACCAAGGTTGCAAGGGGCTAAATTAACAGCCTTTGAGCTTAGCTATGAAGGTATTCCAGTTAAGGTTATAACAGACAACACTGCTGGATTTTTAATGCAGAAGGGAGAGATAGATAAGATTATAGTTGGAGCAGATAGAATATTAGCAGATGGGACAGTCTATAACAAGATTGGAACTTACAGCTTGGCAGTTTTAGCTAAATATCATGGAATTCCATTTTATGTTGCAGCTCCTCTATCAACGTTTGATTTAAAAAGTAGGGAGGAGGATGTTATTATAGAGGAGAGGAGTGAGGATGAGGTAGCTTATATAAATGGAGTTAGGATAGTGCCTGAAGGAGTTGGCTGTTATAACTATGCCTTTGACAAAACTCCTCCAGATTTGATAACTGCCATTATAACTGAAAAGGGCATTGTAAAGCCAAATAAAGATGATATATTAAAGCTTTTTAGGTAG
- a CDS encoding DUF1847 domain-containing protein: MKCSQCNKKLCYAGKNCRKDITEKIIEEYKKEDNLKIAKVSAYIEATYYMKKTRLEEIIEFCKLMDYKKIGIAFCIGLENEAKILDKILSKHFDVYSVCCKVCGIDKDVFELNKINNNEKEAMCNPIGQAEILNEIGTDLNIIVGLCIGHDILFQKYSKAPTTTFIVKDRVLSHNTAGAIYTKYYLKKLLEGE; the protein is encoded by the coding sequence ATGAAATGCTCCCAATGCAATAAAAAGCTTTGCTATGCTGGAAAAAACTGCAGAAAGGACATAACAGAAAAAATAATAGAAGAATATAAGAAAGAAGACAACTTAAAGATTGCTAAGGTCTCTGCCTATATTGAAGCAACCTACTATATGAAAAAAACGAGATTGGAGGAGATAATAGAGTTCTGCAAACTCATGGATTATAAAAAAATTGGCATAGCCTTTTGCATAGGATTAGAGAATGAAGCTAAGATATTGGATAAAATCTTATCTAAGCATTTTGATGTTTATTCTGTGTGCTGCAAGGTTTGCGGAATTGATAAGGATGTTTTTGAGCTAAATAAAATTAATAATAACGAAAAAGAGGCTATGTGTAATCCAATAGGGCAAGCGGAAATTTTAAATGAGATTGGAACTGATTTAAATATTATTGTTGGATTGTGTATTGGGCATGACATTTTATTTCAAAAGTATTCAAAAGCTCCAACAACTACGTTTATTGTTAAGGATAGGGTTTTATCCCACAACACAGCTGGGGCTATTTATACTAAATACTATCTTAAAAAACTGTTAGAGGGGGAATAA
- a CDS encoding SLC13 family permease produces MRIDTFIFLMFICIGMLLLLFGIIKPIELLHIVEWKTIFSLFYLMVIVNVMKDTKFLDYISLKILKKSKRIFIALIFLTLFLSPLITNDVSLFVIIPLTLIINQYTNMPLEDLEKLIIFEGISANIGSALTPIGNPQNLFLYHFYNIGALEFIINMLPFEVFGILVILPFLEFKRYDAKVDIDIEFKKEWIIYTAIFILVLLCVFGFLEFFLYILPLILAVMIYKRAKVDYLFLLTFIFLFVDIEGLKRIGIINMFSIKCNEIMLMIYSSLLSQIISNVPATVLLSNIYNEWLPIAYGVNVGGNGTLIASFANLITLRLSDKKVGIIRFLLVGGVIYLMHLTALAVYLTIF; encoded by the coding sequence ATGAGAATTGATACATTTATATTCTTAATGTTTATTTGTATTGGGATGTTGCTTTTGCTATTTGGCATTATAAAGCCAATAGAGTTACTTCATATTGTCGAATGGAAAACAATTTTCTCCCTATTCTATTTAATGGTTATTGTAAATGTTATGAAAGATACGAAGTTTTTAGATTACATCTCATTAAAAATCTTAAAGAAATCAAAGAGGATTTTTATTGCTTTAATATTTTTAACTCTGTTTTTATCTCCTCTAATAACAAATGATGTCTCTCTATTTGTTATCATTCCGCTAACACTGATAATTAACCAATACACAAACATGCCTTTAGAAGATTTGGAAAAGCTTATTATTTTTGAGGGTATATCTGCAAATATTGGAAGTGCTTTAACACCAATAGGTAATCCTCAAAACCTCTTTTTGTATCATTTCTACAATATTGGAGCTTTGGAATTTATAATCAACATGCTTCCATTTGAAGTTTTTGGGATATTAGTTATTTTGCCATTTTTAGAATTTAAAAGGTATGATGCTAAGGTAGATATTGATATCGAGTTTAAAAAAGAGTGGATTATCTATACTGCCATTTTTATCTTGGTTTTGTTGTGTGTTTTTGGATTTTTGGAGTTTTTTTTATACATATTGCCTTTAATATTAGCAGTTATGATTTATAAAAGAGCTAAAGTGGATTACTTATTTTTATTAACTTTTATCTTCCTCTTTGTTGATATTGAGGGATTAAAGAGGATTGGAATTATTAATATGTTTTCAATAAAATGTAATGAAATTATGTTGATGATTTATTCATCTTTGCTATCTCAAATAATCTCAAATGTGCCAGCTACTGTATTGCTCTCAAATATATACAATGAATGGCTTCCTATTGCCTATGGAGTTAATGTTGGTGGAAATGGAACTTTAATTGCTTCATTCGCAAATTTAATAACGTTAAGGTTGTCTGATAAAAAAGTGGGTATCATAAGATTTTTATTAGTTGGGGGAGTAATATATCTAATGCACTTAACTGCTTTAGCTGTATATCTCACAATATTTTAA
- a CDS encoding M20 family metallo-hydrolase, translating to MLREEAINLESDLIKINSVNPSFGGKGEKEKAEYVKSKLMEYVEKYKIKNYSLKEYNVIDKCGIERPNIVFRIDFGKDKTLHIISHLDTVPEGDISLWETNPYEPVVKDGKIYGRGAEDNHKGIVSSLLLLKMIFENNIEPKYNLSLIFVSDEEDGSEYGLKYLLDNFEDEIFKKDDLIIVPDFGTPTGEFIEIGEKGILWIKFNIKGKQCHGSTPENGLNADIVAFNFAYELYNSLYEKFDEVNPIFLPEYSTFEPTILKNKVENPNTIPGHVEVVFDCRILPTYKIKDVLKFIDEFIRNFDFKKYIKHYDSLIEAEITYEILKAENPNYTDEDAEIIKELKKAIKKVLNRDAKLCGMGGGTVAAFLRYKGYSVAVWGIGEETAHQPNEHIEIEDLVKMAEVFYEILR from the coding sequence ATGTTAAGAGAAGAAGCTATAAATTTAGAAAGTGATTTAATAAAAATCAATTCAGTCAATCCTTCTTTTGGAGGAAAAGGGGAGAAAGAAAAGGCAGAGTATGTTAAAAGCAAATTAATGGAATACGTTGAAAAGTATAAAATAAAGAACTATAGCTTAAAAGAATACAACGTTATAGATAAATGTGGTATTGAGAGACCAAATATTGTATTTAGAATAGATTTTGGTAAAGATAAAACGTTACATATCATCTCCCACTTAGACACAGTTCCAGAAGGGGATATTAGTTTATGGGAAACCAACCCCTATGAGCCAGTAGTTAAAGATGGAAAAATCTATGGAAGAGGGGCAGAAGACAATCATAAAGGGATTGTTTCTTCTTTACTGTTGTTAAAGATGATTTTTGAAAATAATATTGAGCCAAAATACAACTTATCATTAATTTTTGTCTCTGATGAAGAAGATGGAAGTGAATATGGCTTAAAATATCTATTGGATAACTTTGAAGATGAGATATTTAAAAAGGATGATTTAATCATAGTACCTGACTTTGGCACACCAACTGGAGAGTTTATAGAGATTGGAGAGAAGGGAATTTTGTGGATAAAATTTAACATTAAAGGAAAACAATGTCATGGTAGCACACCAGAGAATGGGCTAAATGCCGATATAGTTGCATTTAACTTTGCCTATGAGCTATATAACAGCTTATATGAAAAATTTGATGAGGTTAACCCAATATTCCTGCCAGAATACTCAACCTTTGAGCCAACAATATTGAAAAATAAAGTTGAGAATCCAAATACAATCCCTGGACATGTTGAGGTTGTCTTTGACTGCAGAATTTTGCCAACTTACAAAATAAAAGATGTTTTAAAGTTTATAGATGAGTTTATCAGAAACTTTGACTTTAAAAAGTATATTAAGCACTATGATAGTTTAATTGAAGCAGAGATAACTTATGAGATATTGAAGGCAGAGAATCCAAATTACACAGATGAAGATGCAGAAATTATTAAAGAGCTAAAAAAAGCTATAAAAAAGGTTTTAAATAGGGATGCTAAGCTTTGTGGAATGGGAGGAGGAACTGTTGCAGCATTTTTGAGATATAAAGGTTATAGTGTAGCAGTTTGGGGGATTGGTGAGGAAACTGCTCACCAACCAAATGAGCATATTGAGATAGAGGATTTGGTTAAGATGGCTGAAGTGTTTTATGAAATTTTGAGATAG
- the mfnE gene encoding [5-(aminomethyl)furan-3-yl]methyl phosphate kinase, whose translation MHLIKIGGSLTYDAKPLLKALKNYAKENNKKIVIIPGGGEFANVVRKIDKTLNISNSLSHKLAIKCMDLIGEVYAEIGNIKAYDTLFDLKREIEKEKIAILLPSKILLSTDIAEHSWAITSDSLSLYIGKLLDVREVIIATDVDGIYDKFPGGKLLNIINANDIKGLTSVDETFPILLKQFKMNAYIVNGKYPERVIDILEGKHNIYTRVIGVE comes from the coding sequence ATGCATCTAATAAAAATCGGTGGCTCACTAACTTATGATGCAAAACCATTATTAAAAGCTTTGAAAAACTATGCAAAAGAGAATAATAAAAAGATAGTTATTATTCCAGGTGGAGGAGAGTTTGCAAATGTCGTTAGAAAGATAGATAAAACTCTAAACATTTCAAACTCACTATCTCACAAACTTGCTATAAAATGTATGGATTTGATTGGAGAGGTTTATGCTGAAATTGGAAATATAAAAGCTTATGATACATTATTTGATTTAAAAAGAGAAATAGAAAAAGAAAAGATAGCTATATTATTACCTTCAAAAATTTTACTATCAACAGATATTGCCGAGCATTCTTGGGCTATAACATCAGATTCATTAAGTTTATATATAGGAAAGTTATTAGATGTTAGGGAAGTTATAATAGCAACTGATGTTGATGGCATATATGACAAATTCCCAGGAGGGAAACTATTAAATATCATTAATGCAAATGACATTAAAGGTTTAACCTCTGTAGATGAGACCTTTCCAATTCTTTTAAAACAATTTAAAATGAACGCTTACATTGTTAATGGCAAATATCCAGAGCGAGTTATAGATATTTTAGAGGGAAAACACAACATATATACGAGAGTTATTGGAGTAGAATAG
- a CDS encoding zinc finger domain-containing protein: MKYVCISCNAEIAPREKSTKFPCPNCGEVEIVRCERCRKLNNPYKCPKCGFEGP, encoded by the coding sequence ATGAAATACGTTTGCATAAGCTGTAATGCTGAGATAGCTCCAAGGGAAAAATCAACAAAATTCCCATGTCCAAACTGTGGAGAAGTAGAGATTGTAAGATGTGAAAGATGCAGAAAGTTGAATAACCCATACAAATGTCCAAAATGTGGGTTTGAAGGGCCATAA
- a CDS encoding elongation factor 1-beta — protein MAAVLAKIKIMPTSPEVDKEKLKEKIKEVLEKQDVAIRGLFDEPLAFGLYAIYTVIEMEEREGGTEPIENALAEIDEVESVETVEVSLA, from the coding sequence ATGGCAGCTGTATTAGCAAAAATAAAAATTATGCCTACAAGCCCAGAAGTTGATAAGGAGAAATTAAAAGAGAAGATTAAAGAAGTATTAGAAAAGCAAGATGTTGCTATAAGAGGATTATTTGATGAGCCATTAGCTTTTGGTTTATACGCTATATATACAGTTATTGAAATGGAAGAAAGAGAGGGAGGAACAGAGCCAATAGAAAATGCTTTGGCTGAAATTGACGAGGTTGAGAGCGTTGAGACAGTAGAAGTTTCATTGGCATAA
- the rplV gene encoding 50S ribosomal protein L22 produces MAKLKYKIQVNPEKTARAMGRNIPISRKHAREICKSINGMKLDEAIKFLEDVIAMRRPVLFRRHCKKVGHRKGKLGWHAGRYPVKAAKAILKILQHAKANAEYKGLNTEKLRIKHISTNKGITIKRYMPRAFGRATPKFQETVHIQVILEEYH; encoded by the coding sequence ATGGCTAAATTAAAATATAAGATACAAGTCAATCCTGAAAAAACAGCAAGGGCTATGGGAAGAAACATTCCAATATCAAGAAAACATGCGAGAGAAATCTGCAAATCAATAAATGGAATGAAGTTGGATGAAGCAATAAAGTTCTTAGAGGATGTTATTGCAATGAGAAGACCAGTTCTATTTAGAAGACACTGCAAGAAAGTAGGGCACAGAAAAGGTAAGCTTGGCTGGCATGCTGGTAGATACCCAGTTAAAGCAGCTAAAGCAATCTTAAAAATATTACAGCATGCAAAAGCAAATGCTGAATACAAAGGTTTAAACACTGAAAAGTTAAGAATAAAACATATCTCAACAAACAAAGGAATAACAATCAAAAGATACATGCCAAGAGCATTTGGTAGAGCTACACCTAAGTTCCAAGAAACAGTTCATATACAAGTTATCTTAGAAGAATACCACTAA
- a CDS encoding 30S ribosomal protein S3, which translates to MIERTFVKENVKRLLIDEYFKKELSRAGYSHCDIRKTPIGTKIIIYAEKPGFVIGRRGSRIRELTEKLAKEFGVEKPQIDVKPVENPDLDAQVVAQKVAQSLERGLHFRRVGHTAVRRVMNAGAKGVIVIISGKLTGERARTEKFMAGYMKHCGEPAEELVDKGRAIAKTKPGIIGVTVKIMRPDVLLPDEIIIKDTEVKHVVEEEQ; encoded by the coding sequence ATGATAGAAAGAACATTTGTTAAAGAAAATGTTAAGAGATTGTTAATTGATGAGTACTTCAAGAAGGAGTTAAGCAGAGCAGGATACAGCCACTGCGATATAAGAAAAACCCCTATAGGAACAAAAATCATTATATATGCTGAAAAACCAGGTTTTGTTATTGGTAGGAGAGGAAGTAGAATTAGAGAATTAACAGAGAAATTAGCTAAAGAGTTTGGTGTTGAAAAACCACAAATCGATGTTAAACCAGTAGAAAACCCAGACTTAGATGCTCAAGTTGTTGCTCAAAAAGTAGCTCAGTCATTAGAGAGAGGATTGCACTTCAGAAGAGTTGGGCACACTGCAGTAAGAAGAGTTATGAATGCCGGAGCTAAGGGAGTTATAGTTATTATTTCAGGTAAATTAACTGGAGAGAGAGCAAGAACAGAGAAGTTCATGGCTGGATACATGAAACATTGTGGAGAGCCAGCTGAAGAGCTTGTTGATAAGGGAAGAGCAATAGCAAAAACAAAGCCAGGAATTATTGGAGTTACAGTAAAAATCATGAGACCAGATGTCTTATTACCAGATGAAATTATAATTAAAGATACAGAAGTTAAACACGTGGTTGAAGAAGAGCAGTAA
- the rpmC gene encoding 50S ribosomal protein L29 — protein sequence MAILRADELRGMTMEELKEKLVELKRELLKERASKAVAGAPSNPGRMREIRRTIARILTIMNEKRRMASQ from the coding sequence ATGGCTATATTAAGAGCAGATGAGTTAAGAGGCATGACAATGGAAGAATTAAAAGAAAAACTCGTAGAATTAAAAAGAGAATTGTTAAAAGAAAGAGCAAGCAAAGCTGTTGCTGGAGCTCCTTCAAATCCAGGTAGAATGAGAGAAATCAGAAGGACAATAGCGAGAATATTAACAATAATGAATGAAAAGAGGAGAATGGCATCACAATAA
- the yciH gene encoding stress response translation initiation inhibitor YciH: MPEICPRCGLPKELCVCEEIAKEEQKIKIYVTKRRFGKLMTIIEGFDTSVIDLKELAKKLKDICACGGTVKGDTIELQGDHRKKVAEELVKMGFSRDSIEIR; encoded by the coding sequence ATGCCAGAAATTTGTCCAAGATGTGGATTACCAAAAGAACTATGTGTTTGTGAAGAAATAGCTAAAGAAGAACAAAAAATAAAAATATACGTTACAAAAAGAAGATTTGGTAAATTAATGACTATAATTGAAGGTTTTGATACAAGCGTTATTGACTTAAAAGAGCTTGCTAAAAAATTAAAAGATATTTGTGCCTGTGGAGGGACCGTTAAAGGAGATACTATTGAACTCCAGGGAGACCATAGAAAAAAGGTTGCTGAAGAACTCGTTAAAATGGGTTTCTCAAGAGATTCAATTGAAATTAGGTAA
- the rnp1 gene encoding ribonuclease P protein component 1, translating into MITPHNILRHELIGLRVEIVEAKNKAMVGIKGRVVDETRNTLVIEKEDGKEVRIPKDVAVFVFQLKGCKVKVDGRLLIGRPEERLKRKIKTLYPY; encoded by the coding sequence ATGATAACTCCTCACAACATATTGAGGCATGAACTTATAGGGCTTAGAGTAGAGATTGTCGAAGCAAAGAACAAAGCGATGGTAGGGATTAAAGGGAGAGTAGTGGATGAAACAAGAAATACATTAGTGATAGAAAAAGAGGATGGGAAAGAAGTGAGAATCCCAAAGGATGTTGCAGTGTTTGTTTTTCAATTAAAGGGATGTAAAGTAAAGGTTGATGGGAGATTGTTAATAGGAAGGCCAGAAGAGAGATTAAAGAGAAAAATAAAGACACTCTATCCATATTAG
- a CDS encoding 30S ribosomal protein S17 encodes MAARNIGIPVKAPEVECDDKNCPFHGTLPVRGQSFVGVVVSDKPHKTVIIKREIIKYIKKYERYERRTSKLAAHNPPCINAKVGDIVRVMECRPISKTKAFVVVEKLGRVDEIKGEE; translated from the coding sequence ATGGCAGCAAGAAATATTGGAATTCCAGTTAAAGCTCCAGAAGTAGAATGTGACGATAAAAACTGTCCATTCCACGGAACTCTTCCAGTAAGAGGGCAGAGCTTTGTTGGAGTTGTAGTTAGTGATAAGCCACATAAAACAGTCATAATTAAGAGAGAGATTATAAAATACATCAAGAAGTATGAGAGATATGAAAGAAGAACATCAAAATTAGCAGCTCACAACCCACCATGCATAAACGCAAAGGTTGGAGATATTGTAAGAGTTATGGAGTGCAGACCAATAAGTAAAACAAAGGCATTCGTTGTAGTTGAGAAATTAGGAAGAGTTGATGAAATTAAAGGAGAAGAATAA
- a CDS encoding 50S ribosomal protein L14 produces MKAIGSKPVRALPVGARCICADNTGAKEVEIIAVKNYKGVARRLPTARVGDMVIVTVKKGTPEMRKQVLPAVVIRQRKEIRRPDGTRVKFADNAVVIVTPDGNPKGSDIKGPVAKEAAERWPGIARIAKIII; encoded by the coding sequence ATGAAAGCAATTGGCTCAAAACCTGTTAGGGCTTTACCTGTTGGAGCAAGATGCATTTGTGCTGACAACACCGGAGCTAAGGAAGTTGAAATTATAGCTGTGAAAAACTACAAAGGGGTTGCAAGAAGGTTACCAACAGCAAGAGTAGGAGATATGGTAATAGTTACAGTTAAAAAAGGAACTCCTGAAATGAGAAAACAGGTTTTGCCAGCAGTTGTTATTAGACAGAGAAAAGAAATTAGAAGACCAGATGGGACAAGAGTTAAGTTTGCAGACAATGCAGTTGTTATCGTAACACCAGATGGAAACCCAAAGGGTTCAGATATTAAGGGGCCGGTAGCTAAAGAAGCAGCTGAAAGATGGCCAGGTATTGCAAGAATTGCCAAGATAATTATCTAA
- the rplX gene encoding 50S ribosomal protein L24, which yields MAFTKSKQPRKQRKALFNAPLHLRRKVMSAMLSKELKEKLGKNAIPVRKGDVVRIMRGDFKGLEGEVIKVDLKRYRIYVEGANNKKQDGREVPYPIHPSNVMIIKLYDKDEKRFKHIKNE from the coding sequence ATGGCTTTTACAAAGTCAAAACAACCAAGAAAACAAAGAAAAGCATTATTTAATGCTCCTCTCCACTTGAGAAGAAAAGTTATGAGTGCAATGTTATCAAAGGAGTTGAAGGAAAAGTTGGGTAAAAACGCCATCCCAGTTAGAAAGGGAGATGTTGTTAGAATAATGAGAGGAGACTTCAAAGGCTTAGAAGGAGAGGTTATCAAAGTTGATTTGAAAAGATACAGAATCTATGTTGAAGGAGCAAACAATAAAAAGCAGGATGGAAGGGAAGTTCCATACCCAATCCATCCATCAAATGTTATGATTATCAAGTTGTATGACAAAGATGAAAAAAGATTCAAACACATTAAAAATGAATAA